A single window of Drosophila suzukii chromosome 3, CBGP_Dsuzu_IsoJpt1.0, whole genome shotgun sequence DNA harbors:
- the LOC136117477 gene encoding histone-lysine N-methyltransferase SETD1-like: protein MCENSKNENKISQPPASSDGGLAKHRRPFRLRWNIVIQASQAVPFGGISSGTLKDSNSMLERKSANIIIVDQMTRSGPGRPRKDTIRSQRKKKDSIPRIPNVKNKIAPIADAIAELARKTANFVPCEMYKARDQNEEMVILYTFLTKGIDAEDINFIKMSYSDHLQKEPYAMFLNNTHWVDHCTTDRAFWPPPQKKRRKDDELLRHKTGCARTEGFYKLDLREKAKHKYHHAKANTEDSHNEDRSDEPTALTNHHQNKLISKMQEISREARSNQRRLLTAFGSMRESELLKLNQLKFRKKQLKFAKSAIHVWGLFAMEPIAADEMVIEYVGQMIRPVVADLRETKYEAIGIGSSYLFRIDMETIIDATKCGNLARFINHSCNPNCHAKVITIESEKKIVIYSKQPIRINEEITYDYKFPLEEEKIPCLCGAQGCRGTLN from the exons ATGTGCGAAAATTCAAAGAACGAAAACAAAATATCTCAACCACCAGCATCTTCAGACGGTGGCTTAGCCAAGCATCGCAGGCCATTCAGATTGCGCTGGAACATTGTTATTCAGGCCAGTCAGGCAGTTCCCTTTGGCGGTATTTCATCTGGAACATTAAAGGATAGTAACTCTATGTTGGAACGAAAATCGGCTAACATTATAATTGTTGATCAAATGACTAGGTCAGGTCCAGGCAGACCTCGAAAGGATACTATTCGCtctcaaagaaaaaaaaaagattcaaTTCCGCGGATACCTAATGTGAAGAATAAAATAGCCCCAATTGCAGATGCTATAGCCGAGTTGGCACGGAAAACAGCCAATTTTGTACCTTGTGAGATGTATAAAGCTCGTGACCAGAATGAGGAAATGGTAATTTTATACACTTTCCTAACTAAAGGCATCGATGCAGAAGACATTAACTTCATAAAAATGAGCTACTCGGACCATTTGCAAAAGGAGCCATACGC TATGTTTTTAAACAACACCCATTGGGTGGATCACTGTACAACCGACCGAGCTTTTTGGCCTCCACCACAAAAAAAACGTAGGAAAGATGACGAACTATTGCGCCATAAAACTGGATGTGCTCGAACTGAAGGTTTTTACAAATTAGATTTACGAGAAAAGGCTAAACACAAGTACCATCATGCTAAAGCCAATACAGAAGATTCCCATAACGAAGACCGTAGCGATGAACCTACAGCACTCACCAATCACCACCAAAATAAGCTAATATCCAAAATGCAAGAAATCTCCCGTGAAGCGCGCTCAAACCAACGCCGACTTTTAACTGCTTTTGGTTCGATGCGTGAATCCGagcttttaaaattaaatcagctCAAGTTTCGGAAAAAGCAGCTTAAGTTTGCAAAATCGGCAATACATGTCTGGGGATTATTTGCAATGGAGCCTATAGCTGCCGACGAAATGGTTATTGAATACGTTGGTCAAATGATTAGACCCGTTGTTGCAGATCTGAGGGAAACAAAGTACGAAGCAATTGGAATTGGCAGTTCCTATTTGTTTCGAATCGACATGGAAACTATTATCGATGCAACTAAATGTGGAAACTTAGCACGATTTATAAATCACAGTTGCAAT CCGAATTGCCATGCAAAGGTCATTACGATTGAGTCTGAAAAGAAGATAGTTATATATTCAAAGCAACCAATTAGAATCAACGAGGAAATTACGTACGACTATAAGTTTCCATTGGAAGAAGAAAAAATACCTTGCCTATGTGGCGCTCAAGGATGTCGGGGTACACTTAACTAA